TGTCGGTATGTCTGATCACCAGTTTATAAAATACCATCGACCAGAATACAGCAAAAACCAGCGCTGAGAGCAAAATATTCACAACTGTCACATGCCCCGTATAGCTGAGTATTCCAATTCGAATAATATTGAACCCCGCAATCAGCCAGACAATGCTGGCCAGTAGCAGTAATGTTCTTTTTTTTACTTTCATTTTGTTCTCCTCTCTAATATGAACATTGTTCATATTTATGTTTAAAATTTCCCACTTTTTAAAAGTGGGATTCATAGATACTGTGTGCGATCATCGTTAAAAGTGGTTCGCAGCTTTTCTGCTTTTCCAGAAGAATGGACATCAGAAGTGTAAACACATACTCCACAAAAATTTCCGGAGTCAGCTCATTTTCAAATGCATTCTCACGCACATTCTGGTCCTCTGTCAATATCTGAACCAGATTTTTCTTCAAATGCATCAGGGAAATCTCCATCATTTTCCTTCCCTCATTTTTATCTTTTGCTGCAAAACTCATGGAATGCAGATTAAAAAACTCCGGATACTTCTGACTGCTTTTATACACCGTATCAAACAACCAGGCAATACATGCTGTAAAGCTTTCAAATACAAGTACCTGTCCATTCATATGAAAGATATCCATCCATACACTTTCAATCGTCGCAAGTAAAAGTTCCGATTTGGATGGAAAATAATTATACACGGATCCTAATGCAATGTTGCACCGGGAAGCCACAAGCCTCATGTTTACGGACGAAAG
This window of the Mediterraneibacter gnavus ATCC 29149 genome carries:
- a CDS encoding TetR/AcrR family transcriptional regulator, producing the protein MNVVQNGGADLNMAVTSREEILAVCREIVAEEGLSSVNMRLVASRCNIALGSVYNYFPSKSELLLATIESVWMDIFHMNGQVLVFESFTACIAWLFDTVYKSSQKYPEFFNLHSMSFAAKDKNEGRKMMEISLMHLKKNLVQILTEDQNVRENAFENELTPEIFVEYVFTLLMSILLEKQKSCEPLLTMIAHSIYESHF